The Cynocephalus volans isolate mCynVol1 chromosome 1, mCynVol1.pri, whole genome shotgun sequence region GCTGAGAGAACAGTTAAGTGCAAAGACCCCAAGGTGGGAATATGTCTGACTTGTTCATGAAACAGTAAGGTCAGGGTGGCTCAACTGGTAAGTGGTAGGAGATGAAGTAGCAGAAAGGCAAGTAGCAGTTCACGTTGACACAGGGCTTTATAAGCAAGGTTATGGATTCTGGATTTAATCTTAGTGTGATAAGAAGCCACTGAAAGGTTCTGGACAGAGAAGTAACACAATCTGATCTATACTTGTAAAACACGATTCTAGGCACTTTGTGAGATAAGTTGGGTTGGGGAGAAGAGGGGATGGAGAAAGGAAGCAGGGAACCCAGTCAGAAGGTTACTGCAGGAGTCCAGTGGAGATATGACCATGGTAGCAGAGACTACAGTGAGAAGTGTTGAAAATCATGACTTGCTGAAAGTAACCAGCCTCAGCAGTCCTGTTTCCTTGATCAACTCATTCTCCACAAAGATTAATTTAGAACTCTCCCACTTTCTTAAAACTTCAGAACACCCTTTTCTCTCAATAAATGGCTTTACTTCCTACTTGACAAAGAATACAGAAGACACAAAGGAAATACTCTCATTTTCTAGAAATCAAACATATGAACCTATGTATATCTGCATCCATCCTCTTTCTGCTCTAGGTAGAGATGAGTCCATTCTGCTAAGGCCCTCCCtgaaaggacgagttgacaccaggtgacgatccaccggagagagctcgtttattaggcggcacacacatatatatatagggcttctagggaaggctgattggcttaaaatacaatccctacttagagggcaaccagcgccatgatggggtgtagccgagaaggacttatgtgatcagggtgtgatcccttggggcatttgggttcttacattcctcggtgttatcccttggggcatttgggttcttacactccCCTCCACCTGTGCTTTGGAGCTATTCTCACTCTATAAACTTGTATTAAGCAATCTCATCTGCTCACATTTCAATAACCACCTGGAAATAGATGGCTTCAgtattaatatattcatcttaGAATTCTCTAAGCCCAGGACCTATACATCCCGCTGCCCACTTGACATCAACTAGACGTCTCAAAGACACCTCCAACTCAGTGCGTTTAAACTGAACTCATGATCACTCCCCGAGCACACAACAAGGTGATTATCTTCCTGGGACCTTGGTCAGGGAATGGCATCATCATTCATCCAGTTATGCAGCCAAAAACCCTGacacttccctttcccctctcccctccaaccCCAAATCAAGCTCTGTCAATTTTGCCTTTTATACAGGTCTTCCatgtctctttctccctccctctgtccctttctctccccGCCTGGAGTATTGCAATAGCCTAACTGGTCTACCCTAATCCACTCTGGCACCCCCTGCAGAGCGAccttttagaaatgcaaatctgaCCTTGACTCACTTGAGCTTAAGATGTTTGATTGGCTTCCTTTAGTTCCTGGGTAAGTTCAGTTCAACTAAAGCCGGCTTCGTCTGGCTCCAGCTTCAGCTGCCACCACACTCCATTCAGGTGTCTCTGCTCGCACTCCTCAGTCTCCAGCCTTTGTACTCATCACGTTTCCTCCTGCCACGCGGCCTTTGCACACACTATTCCCTCTGCTTGGAGCGTTTCCCTcccttctttgtattttttgttttcgtttttggcggctggtacgggggatccgaacccttctGGGTCAACGGAATCTGATCTCACCAAGCTTCAGCCCATCAGGAAAACCTTTCCTGTCCCACCTAAGTCAAGACCTCCTTATCGTAAACACTCTAATCTGTCACTATCTGTTTATTTGATTGCCGGAAAACCTCGATGCCCGCCCCGCCAGGCCGCTTGCTCGGGCGGCAGGGACGCGCGGACAGGTGACTAAACGGAGCTCTGCGATCTGCCCGGTCCGAAGGCTTGGCCCGGCGTGTGGGGCCCCGACGGGCCGGCGCTCGGAGGTCTAGAGCCGAGGCGGGGTTTACAGCGTGAGCCCTTTTAGTTCGAGACGGGAGAAACCTGAGCAAAACCGCACGCAGCCCTGCGAGTCCCGGCGGGGGCCTAGAGGTCGCTAGTCGGAGGTGAGTGGAGTGCAGCCTCCCCCGGGGACAAGCCTCCTGAGAGCCCTCGAAGACCGTAAGAGAATCCTGAGGCGGCGGGGAGTGTCGCCTGGGACGACGGGGCTGGGGGATGGGACGGCGGCCGGGGGGAGCGGGTTCCGGCCGGCGCCGCGTCCCCAAGCCGTCCCTCCGCTCAGCCGCCCCGGCCGCGGGCTCCCCTCGGCTCCTCCCCGGTCCCACGGTCCAGTCCCCCACGAGCCAGCGCGGCCGCCTTACCCGCCGCCAGCGCGGCCGCCGCTGCTGTCCGGCGCCGGGCGTCCGAGCCGGAACGTCGAGACAAGGCCGGCGCCGATTGGCGACGCCCCGTCACGTGACCGCAACGCTCCGCCGGCGCCAATTTCAAACAGCGGAACAAACTGAAAGCTCCGGTGCCCGACCCCACCCCCGGCCCCGGCCCGGGACCCCCGCCCTCCCGGGATCCCCCGGGGATCCCGCCCCTCCCGCACCGCCGGGGACCCGGCCGGCCCGGCGCGAGTCCCTGCCCGGGACCCTGGCTCGGCCGGCAGGTTGGAGGAGGCCGGACagcccggcggcggcggctcgTCTGGAGGTGAGCGGGGCGCAGGGACCGAGCAGAGGCGGGGGCAAGTCGTCCCGGCGCGGAGGCCAGGGCGGCCAGCAGCAGGGCGGCCAGCAGCAGGGCGCGGGACACGGGCCGAGGTTCGGGGCCGCAAAGGGAAGGAGGGCTCGGCGCgggtgcaattttttttttttttttctgcatccaATCTCCTGGTCTTGGCCTTCTCACTGCTTTCTCAAAGCGCCCCTTGGCCTTCTGTGGAAGTGTGCCCTCTGCCTCCTGCCCACAGCCTCGGGACGGCTGGGGCGGCCCACTTTCTTAGCGCGGACTGTGGCTGGCATGAAGACTGAGCATGTTCTGCATTGAGTCAGAGACCAGCCCGCACACACCCTCCCTGGCTGTCAGGCGTTCTCACCACTAGACAACCCTGCCTCCACCTTACCCTTTTGCAGGGCCCTTCTCCTGATTCTTGAGAATGTAGCAAGGTTTCCCTGCTCgggttgggggtggggtcagAGGAGTCACTCTGGAAGCCTCCCCAGCTAGAAAGTGTTAGCAATAAAAGGAAGAGGCTGGTcaggaagtagaaaagaaaattcttagaTATCCTGTGGAAAAGAGGAATAGTATCTACCGATTGATGGGGTTAGGGAGGGAGGCCTGGAGAGATATGAGACAGAAGTAAAACTGAGATTTGAAGGTAGGGTAGATACAAAGGATGGGAGGCGGTAGGGCAGGAAGGTCCTGTGAACCCTAAGCAGATGGCAAATGCCAAGAGTGCAATCGTTTTGGGGGAGATAGCAGGCATCCTAAAAAAGAGACAACCAGTTCCTCTATCTCTCAACTTACCTCAAAATAGAATTATACAATTTCACTTAAAGGCAGAGTATTCCATATATCTATTAAAATcaacaaagcattttttttttttttaaagactactTTCTCAGCATTTCAAAACCACCTTAGCATATTGATGATAGCATATTCTAGCAGTCAGGAGAAGGGGAGATAGTCTTGGTTCTGGAAGAAAAGTTAAGTACCAAAATACgcttagaaaaggaaaaataaaggaaaaaatatatgattacAAAGTTAAAGTATTTGTAAGTACATGGCAAGTTCTAAAATAtcactatataaatattttgcaaattgtgaaagaaaatatacatttttaaaattaatacaagGATAATAGCCTGTGAAATGAATGGCAACCCCTAGAGTTGTGTGGTGCACACTGTgcactgtcacctctcccagggtgatggagacgcaaaggattactcaaagcccatttgtccagagcagtgagaggcccagaaggggttaattccaGGCAAATCTTTGAAGAGAGAAgaattcctaggaaataaccccaaagaggttttctctcagtttaacacgggtggttacaaaaagaacaatgagataattgtgGTACTTTCCCATCataaggtttagctgcaccaaggacatctgcccttagagcaagcattttaCTGTtacagttttggggtttttttgtttgttttttttttaatctacagcggagactttagtcctgggaaagttttctgtttttcccaagcttagcatttctatgtgcaattctaaagttaggctataccttaaactacagggctgtggccccacCAAGCCACAGCcagaccctgtgaaatacattttctttattaatgttggtgTCCTCCACACTGCACAACCTTTCCATGTGCCTTGAATAGAGAAATTTTCCTTTTGTATGAGGTTTTGTGAACTGGGAGATGATTTCTCCAGCGGTGTGACAATAGTGCAAGTACTATCTATCTCCTCTGATTCTATGGGCATGATCCTATCTGTTATTTACAAAGTAAgatgacttaaaaatataaaggcTTTATCCTGTAATGAATTATGGGATAAAGTTTTGTCAAACTCGTAATTACCATATGTCCTCCATTCCTTACCCTACAGTCATTGCAAGTGATCTATCTGTATCGTTGTAGGCAATAATAGAGATTTCCACGTTTTTGTAGCTGTTCCACTTGTTTCTGTAGCCAAACATTCTTAAGCCTCCAGAAGAGACCTTTGGCAGTCTCCAACCCAGTCCCACTTTTCCCTTTAAGTTGCTTCTGTTTGCTGCAGTTAGTTTCCTTTAGTCAATACAGCTCATATTCTTATTGTCTTAGGTCTTTACAAAGGCCCAGGGAGCATTCACTTGGGCCTTTGGGCTCATGCTCCTGGTCATATGAAAAAGACTACCTTTTTCTAAAAGAACCCTTTCTCAGCATAACAAATCTCTGACAGCTGCTGTTCTTTGCACTTTCCAGGGTACACGCTTGTGATTCTCAATGGAGAGTGAAAGCACAGATTCATAATGAAAACGAGCCCCCATCGGCCACTGATTCTCAAAAGACGGAGGCTGCCCCTTCCTGTTCAAAATGCCCCAGGTGAAACATCAGAGGAAGAACCTAAGAGACCCCAGCAAGAGTCTAGTCAAGGACAGGCCTCCAAGGAAATGGCAGAGTCCAACTCTTGCAAGTTTCCAGCGGGGATCAAGATTATTAACCACCCTACCATGCCCAACACCCAAGTAGTGGCTATCCCCAACAATGCCAATATCCAGAGCATCATCACAGCTTTGACTGCCAAAGGAAAAGAGAGTGGCAGCAGCGGGCCAAACAAATTCATTCTCATCAGCTGTGGGGGAGCCCCAACTCACCCTCCAGGACCCCATCCTCAAGACAAAACCAGCAATGATTCCAAGAGGACAGAAGTGATCCCTGAGACGCTGGGAGCAAAACCTGTAGCTAAGGATGCGAATCTTCCTAGAACAACTGAAGCCATTCCTGGGCAGAGACAGGAGAGCTGTGGTAAGTGGTCTACAAGGCAAAGGGGTGAGGAGCCCAGCCTTTCCTTTCTGGTGGCAAGATCTGCAGTCAGTCATGCTGATGCTTGCAACAGACAGGCATCTAGCATCACCCAAGGGAAAGTCTTGTCTTTCTTCATCCTGAAACCTTGACCCAGATCCTTTGGGCACTGTTGAAAGGGCAATAATAATTTAGCATTTCTATTGCCTTCTTTACATTGGAAAAggtcttatttattatttctgcttaTCCTTTCCATTGACCTGATAAGGAAGTAAGAATCTTTCTCTGTCTTAATAAAGGAGAAATCTGAAGCATGAAGAGGAAAAGTGAGGGctggcccgtagctcacttgggagagtgtggtgctgataacaccaaggccacgggttcggatcccatataaggatggtcggtttgctcactgggtgagcgtggtgctgacaacatcaagtcaagggttaagatccccttactggtcatcttttaaaaaaaaaggaaaagtgaccTTTTTTGTGCAGATAATCAATAACTCTTTTGTAAGATTGCCTTGACTGATCTCTAAGGTTCAGTGTGGCTGAGATTGAAATGCATTTGAACTATGCTCCCAAATGTCTCCTGAAATCCATGATGTGGCAGAATAAGTTAGAGCTACAATAGATTCTGCATGTATTCCCTGTCCCTAAGGGTAGAGGTTTTGGAGAGATGATCCCTAACCACCAATTTTGATGGGCCTACTGGGCATTAACCAGACAACTAAGTGGGGTCTTGGATTATTATCCCTCTAGCTGGTGGTGAGGCAGCAGGCTGCACTCTTGACAACAGCTTAACCAATATCCAGTGGCTTGGAAAGATGAGTTCTGATGGACTGGGCTCCTGCAGCATCaagcaagagaaggaggaaaaagaaaatcgtCACCTGGAGCAGAGTCAGGTTAAGGTAAACTGTTCTGTTGCTCACTTGGGAAGTCAGAGCCCATGCAGGGAATTTCTAAGAAGGGAAATGGATTGAGTGGCCCACTGGAGCAGAATTTCCAAGTTCTGGCATTAGCACTCCACTTAGTGCTATTCTGTATGACTTTTGACCTACTTTTCTGCCTGGGATCTTTCTTTCCCCCATCTATGGAATTTTCTAAGGACAAATTCCCTTTGCTCACTCTTATTTCCATCGGAACTTGGTTTAGTGTTCTGCTCTCAGTAAGTACTTAGTAGGTATTCAGGAAATAATTAAGAGGTCCTAGTTTGGGAAGCCACTTGAACTTTAAAGAGGCATCCCAAAAGTATGAATTAAATATAGCATCTTTAACAAGAtagttttattagaaaatataatattaatagcaAATAAATTGAGTTAGATATGAATTTTAAATACTTCCCCAGCAATCAAAATTGATCTGACCCAATTGAGTactctgattatttttttttatacagtTGCCAATATCAATATCTAGCTTCTGTTGTATATACCctttaatcattcattcaacaactttCAAAAGTGAAATTTTATATGGATGTGTACGTAAGTATCACTTGAGCTGTATGCTTAAAATTTGTGCACTTTATAAAGTTATATCTCAAGTTTTAAAAACACGACTGATGGGATCTTTTGCTAAGACTTAGCCAAATGTGCGTTTTGCAGACGTTTGTCACATGCTCTTGGGAATGTTTCTCTCATACAAACATTTTCTATTGAAATGAGATGGGTTTATTCACATCACATCCGGAGTAGAAATGGGACTAAGACCTCTCTTGACCTGCAAGTCCAAAAGAACGGGCATGGTGTTAATATAAAATGAGTGCTTTGAGAATCATAGGATGCACCCAAACTCTCCTGAGTAAGTTTCAACTAGAAGAGACTGGACTTTCTCTTATTATTGGACAATGTTTTCAACAAAAGGGATGATGACTGAGAAGCAATTCCTTATTGGCTAGGGTGTAGACGAGATCATCTCCAAGATCCTTCCCAAGCCTAAAGTTTTATTCTCTGGAATAGTGATCTCAGATGAGTTTGTTTCTAGTACAATTTTATGGGATAAAGGTTTCTCCAGGGGGTGTTTGTCAAGGGGCCAGGTGGGGGTGGTTCCTGTGAACTCTTCTATGTCATTCCCCTGTCTCTTTACCTTTGACTTCTCAGGTTGAGGAGCCCTCAGGAGCATCAACATCCTGGCAGGACTCTGTATCTGAGCGGCCGCCCTACTCTTACATGGCCATGATACAATTTGCCATCAACAGCACTGAGAGGAAGCGCATGACCTTGAAAGACATCTATACTTGGATCGAGGACCACTTCCCCTATTTCAAGCACATTGCCAAGCCAGGCTGGAAGGTAGTATGTCCCATAATAGCGAAAGTCGAGGTCACTCTGGCCTGATGGTTTGTCTCTGGTGCTGTGCTGCAGTTTTTTCCAGTGCTCTAGAGCAGCACTTGAGTACGAAGGATGCTAGAACTGTAAACAAACTTATCTTTTGTATTGTGACTCGCTCCTGCTGAATCTAGGCAAACCCATTGAAAAGAGCTCTGTAACCACTTTGTCTGTTACTACGTAAGGTTTATGGAGAGTCTTCAATGTAGCACCAAGCCCACCTTTGTGCTGCACTGAACAGCAGTCCTAGGTACCAGCAACTGGAGTGACTGAGTAGTTTTATGAAAAGAtcttaatggaaaagaaaaaaaaacacaatctgTGAGCCTCATTATTATCCAAGATTCAACTCCAGAAATGTCACATATCATTTCTAGGGGACAgggattttctcttcattttattcatGGGAACACTGAGTTGCCTGAGAGTCTATGTAGCTCACACTGTTGGTCATTGTCAGAGCCACAAATTAGGTCTTCTGACAGGGGCTCGATGCCAAGCCAggggtgttttgttttattttccccacagtaGATCTCTTAACTTTACACCCTTATGTCAACTTAACTTCCTAGATTCTTAATTTCTCTCATCCGCCTACTTTCCCAATGATTACTGCTTGACAGTCTCTCTCCACTTTCCTAGCTTCTGACAGCTATCCAGGTCTTTTCTTTATCACTAGCCTAAGGAGTGGCACCAGTCAGTCTTTATCTCCTTGGAGTGGATGGGTTTATGGCTGAGGGAAACAGCTCTGCAGTGTGGTATGTCAGGAAGAGAGCTGCCAATAGACAAATTTACAAGGACACAGGACAAAgcctgtgcctagcacagtggGAGAGACCTGagtctgatttatttcactattcatttcttcttctcttttttgtggcagctggccggtacagggattgaatccttgTTAGTTTCAAAGGTAATATTCTGAAGCTAAAGTAGCTTGTAAGTGgtcatctttctcttctttcagaaTTCCATTCGCCATAACCTTTCTCTCCATGACATGTTCGTTCGGGAAACGTCTGCCAATGGCAAGGTCTCCTTTTGGACCATTCACCCCAGTGCCAATCGCTACTTGACGTTGGACCAGGTGTTTAAGGTGAGTGTCCTGAATCCATCTAAAGAGGGCCAGAGCTGGAGGTAGTAATAACTATGTTAAAAGGAAACAAGCTCTTATTTGATCAGCGGAGAGTTAGAAGCCAGCCAATTAGTGACCTGCATAAAAGCCGCTGAATTAAGTACAGTTGATAAATACCAAATGACACACTTTTGTGCTAGACCAGGGCATGGAAAGGACTGTTCTGATCCCTAATAGATGACTTCCCAGGGCACTGTTTCCCTAACTTCCCTGTGGATAAGAATTGCCtgagaatcttgttaaaatgcagcttTCCAGACCTCTTTCTTGGGGTTCCTAATTCAGTGGTTCTGGGATGGGCCCAGGaacttatatttttaacaagcatcTCAGGTGATTCTTACAGAGAGAGTCTGGGAAACCTTGCTCTAATAAAGCCCTTCTTTGAGGCTGGAGACCAGAAACTGAGCCACCAGAACATCTTTTCAGGAAGAAGCTATTGTTTTGGGATTTCAGAGTGCCCATCAGGCTGCTGGTAGCTATCACCATATTCCTGGGAGGGACAGTTGTCCAGGGTGTTCCTCGGCCTCAATTGGGAATAGGCGTTCTTCCGAGTCTGGTCAGATTGATCACAGTGGTGGTAACTGCATTTAATTTCTCTCCCACAATGCCTGGCCACCACCAGCCACTGGACCCAGGGTCTCCACAGTCACCTGAGCACTTGGAATCAGTAAGATTCTTTCCCTCTGGCTCGGGGCTTAGCCTTGTTTTCCTTTCACTGCTCAGCATGGCTTTAGTGGACAGAGACAAGATATGATGCGGGGAAGGGAGCCCACAGCTATGTGACCCCAGCCCTAAACGCAGAGCACCCTGAGGCTCCTGGGAGTGAGGGACACGAGGCTGCTGGCAGTGCCCCTTGTCCTCCACTCCCACAGGCGTCACAGTGCGCTAGGCAGAGAAGGCACGACACCGGCCTCGCAGGTGGCAGTTTGTTCTCACTCTTCTAGCCGGCTTTTCTCTGACACTCATGTGGCCACATGCTTTCGCCTCCCCTGGGTTTGGTGAGGACACATGGAGGAGGTGGTGGGACTGTCCTGCCACCGTGCATCTGTACGCTGCCCACCTTTCCCACTGACCAAGGCTTTGGAGGTTGTGCTTGCCTGCATCCGTCCCCTCAGATGGGCTCTTTCTCTCTGGGCTGTCGGTTAGCTTACGTGCACAGTAACAGAGCAGCTGGCGGGGTTTTGCCTCTCCCTTCACCTTACTAACTCaggtttctttctctcctcatctGCGACAAGCAGCAGCAGAAACGACCCAATCCTGAGCTCCGCCGGAATGTGACCATCAAAACTGAACTCCCACTGGGCTCACGTTAGTATGGGAGAGCTGGCCTCAGGCCTATCCTTCTTCTGGGGGAGTATCTGCAGGGAATCAGACCCTGGGATTCTGCTCCCAGCTCAAAGGGATGTGAACCCAGAGAAGGAGAGCGAAGCTCCTGGGGCTGAGAAGGGGTGTATCCCTGCTCCCCCTGTTCCTGATCTCCCGTTTCCCCCTAGGGCGGAAGATGAAGCCACTGCTGCCACGGGTCAGCTCATACCTGGTGCCCATCCGGTTCCCAATGAACCAGCCACTGGTGTTGCAGCCCTCAGTGAAGGTGCCATTGCCACTGGCAGCCTCGCTCATGAGCTCAGAGCTCGCCCGCCACAGCAAGCGAGTCCGCATCGCCCCCAAGGTGAGTGTGCTCTATTTTTCCCTGAAGAGAGATTCTAATCAATTTGAAGTATTGGACCTACAGCTTGCAAAGCCCTTTGCTAAGTGTTCCTTGAGAAGTATATAAATCTAGTGGGATAGACAGAGCATAGAATCACAGGAAAATTTAATAGCATTATAAGAGCTTGAAAGGAATTTGGATCACAATGTAAGTGGTGTCAGAAGGCCCATGCATACCTGATGAGTTTATAAGAATTCGCACAAGAGTGATTATGAGAGATTGGCTGGGACGGTCAAGGAAGAGTTCAAAAGTAAGGTGGGTCTTAGGAAGAAGTGGATTTCGGTGAGCACAGGTATGGAGAGAGTATTCTCAGGGGCAGTGCCGCGGAGGCACGAAATGCCAGTTTGTCCCTACTACTAGGAGAGCAAGCGGATGGGTCAGGCTAGCTCAGGGCTTCTCAGCCTCAGTCCTACTGACATTTAGGGTCGGATACTTCTTTGTTGGTGGAGgggtgctgtcctgtgcattgaaggatgtttagcagcatcccttgtcttccccactagatgtcagtagcactCCGCAGGTGTGACAATTAAAgtgtctccaaacattgccaaatgtccccagggTAGGGGGGATCACCCAATTGAGCATCACTGGTGTAGCTTGAAGAGAAGGTGAGAAGGACAAGTTAAGACCATAAGGTTTCATGAGTAGGGGCTGACCTGTAGCCAGAGGAAAAAGTCTTCCCCCACCCTTTCATGGGATGGAAAAGCATGGCCTCTGGACATGTTTAGACAAACttgcatttgcttttatttttatttattttttatttttttttaaagatgactggtaaggggatcttaacccttgacttggcgttgtcagcaccacactctccgaagtgagagaaccggccatccctatatagggatctgaatccttggccttgatgttaccagcatcacactctcccgagtgagccacaggacggcccttgcttttatttttttaatttaaaaaatgttttaaaaatatattacacataaaattatacatgCTATATGTAGTTTTACATGAATGCATCAATGTCATTGTAGCATgtgtactgttttgttttgtttttttaaaaggtgaccggtaaggggaccttaacccttgacttggtgttgtcagcaccacgttctcccaagtgagctaaccagccatccctatatgggatctgaacccgcggccttggtgttatcagcaccgcactctcccaagtgagccataggccaggCCTCTACTGTTTTGGTTTTAACGCAGTCTTTTTTTT contains the following coding sequences:
- the FOXM1 gene encoding forkhead box protein M1 isoform X5, whose translation is MKTSPHRPLILKRRRLPLPVQNAPGETSEEEPKRPQQESSQGQASKEMAESNSCKFPAGIKIINHPTMPNTQVVAIPNNANIQSIITALTAKGKESGSSGPNKFILISCGGAPTHPPGPHPQDKTSNDSKRTEVIPETLGAKPVAKDANLPRTTEAIPGQRQESCAGGEAAGCTLDNSLTNIQWLGKMSSDGLGSCSIKQEKEEKENRHLEQSQVKVEEPSGASTSWQDSVSERPPYSYMAMIQFAINSTERKRMTLKDIYTWIEDHFPYFKHIAKPGWKNSIRHNLSLHDMFVRETSANGKVSFWTIHPSANRYLTLDQVFKQQQKRPNPELRRNVTIKTELPLGSRRKMKPLLPRVSSYLVPIRFPMNQPLVLQPSVKVPLPLAASLMSSELARHSKRVRIAPKVQLADEGIAPLPTAGPVKEEKLCLGEGLASLLPVQCIKEEEIQPGEEMPHLARPIKVESPPLEEWPSPSLSFKEQSSHSWEDSSHSPTPRPKKSYSGLKSPARCVSEMLMIKRRERRELSRSRRKQHLLPPCLDEPELLFSEGPGTSRPSTELPFLADSSEPASQLGYSQDEGGPFKTPIKEMLPISSTPSKSVLPRTPESWSLTPPAKVAGLDFSPVQTPQGTLGPLPDSLGLMDLSTTPLKNIPLFDSPRELLNSEPFDLASEPFSSSSPSNMEVPKPGSPEPQVPSLSANRSLTEGLVLDTMNDSLSKILLDISFPGLEEDLLGPDNINWSQFIPELR
- the FOXM1 gene encoding forkhead box protein M1 isoform X2 — protein: MKTSPHRPLILKRRRLPLPVQNAPGETSEEEPKRPQQESSQGQASKEMAESNSCKFPAGIKIINHPTMPNTQVVAIPNNANIQSIITALTAKGKESGSSGPNKFILISCGGAPTHPPGPHPQDKTSNDSKRTEVIPETLGAKPVAKDANLPRTTEAIPGQRQESCAGGEAAGCTLDNSLTNIQWLGKMSSDGLGSCSIKQEKEEKENRHLEQSQVKVEEPSGASTSWQDSVSERPPYSYMAMIQFAINSTERKRMTLKDIYTWIEDHFPYFKHIAKPGWKNSIRHNLSLHDMFVRETSANGKVSFWTIHPSANRYLTLDQVFKPLDPGSPQSPEHLESQQKRPNPELRRNVTIKTELPLGSRRKMKPLLPRVSSYLVPIRFPMNQPLVLQPSVKVPLPLAASLMSSELARHSKRVRIAPKVQLADEGIAPLPTAGPVKEEKLCLGEGLASLLPVQCIKEEEIQPGEEMPHLARPIKVESPPLEEWPSPSLSFKEQSSHSWEDSSHSPTPRPKKSYSGLKSPARCVSEMLMIKRRERRELSRSRRKQHLLPPCLDEPELLFSEGPGTSRPSTELPFLADSSEPASQLGYSQDEGGPFKTPIKEMLPISSTPSKSVLPRTPESWSLTPPAKVAGLDFSPVQTPQGTLGPLPDSLGLMDLSTTPLKNIPLFDSPRELLNSEPFDLASEPFSSSSPSNMEVPKPGSPEPQVPSLSANRSLTEGLVLDTMNDSLSKILLDISFPGLEEDLLGPDNINWSQFIPELR
- the FOXM1 gene encoding forkhead box protein M1 isoform X10, translated to MKTSPHRPLILKRRRLPLPVQNAPGETSEEEPKRPQQESSQGQASKEMAESNSCKFPAGIKIINHPTMPNTQVVAIPNNANIQSIITALTAKGKESGSSGPNKFILISCGGAPTHPPGPHPQDKTSNDSKRTEVIPETLGAKPVAKDANLPRTTEAIPGQRQESSGGEAAGCTLDNSLTNIQWLGKMSSDGLGSCSIKQEKEEKENRHLEQSQVKVEEPSGASTSWQDSVSERPPYSYMAMIQFAINSTERKRMTLKDIYTWIEDHFPYFKHIAKPGWKQQKRPNPELRRNVTIKTELPLGSRRKMKPLLPRVSSYLVPIRFPMNQPLVLQPSVKVPLPLAASLMSSELARHSKRVRIAPKVQLADEGIAPLPTAGPVKEEKLCLGEGLASLLPVQCIKEEEIQPGEEMPHLARPIKVESPPLEEWPSPSLSFKEQSSHSWEDSSHSPTPRPKKSYSGLKSPARCVSEMLMIKRRERRELSRSRRKQHLLPPCLDEPELLFSEGPGTSRPSTELPFLADSSEPASQLGYSQDEGGPFKTPIKEMLPISSTPSKSVLPRTPESWSLTPPAKVAGLDFSPVQTPQGTLGPLPDSLGLMDLSTTPLKNIPLFDSPRELLNSEPFDLASEPFSSSSPSNMEVPKPGSPEPQVPSLSANRSLTEGLVLDTMNDSLSKILLDISFPGLEEDLLGPDNINWSQFIPELR
- the FOXM1 gene encoding forkhead box protein M1 isoform X1, with the protein product MKTSPHRPLILKRRRLPLPVQNAPGETSEEEPKRPQQESSQGQASKEMAESNSCKFPAGIKIINHPTMPNTQVVAIPNNANIQSIITALTAKGKESGSSGPNKFILISCGGAPTHPPGPHPQDKTSNDSKRTEVIPETLGAKPVAKDANLPRTTEAIPGQRQESCAGGEAAGCTLDNSLTNIQWLGKMSSDGLGSCSIKQEKEEKENRHLEQSQVKVEEPSGASTSWQDSVSERPPYSYMAMIQFAINSTERKRMTLKDIYTWIEDHFPYFKHIAKPGWKNSIRHNLSLHDMFVRETSANGKVSFWTIHPSANRYLTLDQVFKPLDPGSPQSPEHLESQQQKRPNPELRRNVTIKTELPLGSRRKMKPLLPRVSSYLVPIRFPMNQPLVLQPSVKVPLPLAASLMSSELARHSKRVRIAPKVQLADEGIAPLPTAGPVKEEKLCLGEGLASLLPVQCIKEEEIQPGEEMPHLARPIKVESPPLEEWPSPSLSFKEQSSHSWEDSSHSPTPRPKKSYSGLKSPARCVSEMLMIKRRERRELSRSRRKQHLLPPCLDEPELLFSEGPGTSRPSTELPFLADSSEPASQLGYSQDEGGPFKTPIKEMLPISSTPSKSVLPRTPESWSLTPPAKVAGLDFSPVQTPQGTLGPLPDSLGLMDLSTTPLKNIPLFDSPRELLNSEPFDLASEPFSSSSPSNMEVPKPGSPEPQVPSLSANRSLTEGLVLDTMNDSLSKILLDISFPGLEEDLLGPDNINWSQFIPELR